Proteins encoded together in one Desulfonatronum thiosulfatophilum window:
- a CDS encoding UvrD-helicase domain-containing protein: MTTTSNSDIPLPREFPHVLVVQASAGAGKTYSLGLRFLQLLARAGSPSTGALGSILALTFTVAAAQEMKSRIIAFLKDIALETPAGSLLREQSGLNPAAAAAWLDCILEHFQRFQVKTIDSLHFQLVQALGKRMNLCPELEASFDQSAWSKVVLEGLLARTDWDQLVISGSGPEATDSLLGLWDGIFQVYLHQEMHSGLRFLPWLEKQVRGVVSDLNQLLTPLAATSLDDLRAAQSQLLHCCREMTEALERAGILDQVSRFDAADKLGNPLAELDSAFFTKTSATELFKKKVHCHPALPECWDLYMGVCRARNAYLLARARLHAAPLARLQLVVSRELERLGQSQGLLMGGWWTRLIRQHLDREELLQEAAMILGMRWRHLLIDEFQDTSREQWEVLRELAVEALSEGGSLFCVGDVKQAIYRWRGGDWRLFFEPLDPRVTPNVPEGNRMRTVLPFNRRSCPEVVAWNNACFASLDKPDAAMLLADAMIPAKEKTQARSHLASTITELYAESAQLPWKECSGAIHVTEIKAEDTQEYKAKAMLTLIAEIEALHARGVSHGDMAVLVRTNTEAGECAQNLLAASIPTITEQSLVISGHPAVRGLLALLTWLDNPGDDAALDALCRNPLLFAEILDDVPDMCTLLLAAPVPLRKDDPLQAAGCVQPGMREEAHIVGGEDAADGDAPRNETAAPLYRRLQEAHPAFWAEHLEPFWKHAGFRGAYELLLAAVAHFRLRELPLGQWAWVEKLLESALNAEAQGYTTLSGFLEFWQENGSFCVVGLPEGLAAVRVMTMHKAKGLEFPQVFLPLLGYGDKNRPAHLLFQSEDEAPYLAATTKPRCAEVTEFMDSELIKTMAEELNLLYVALTRARAGLHIFLADTETARSSHAASWLRAVMPG; this comes from the coding sequence ATGACCACGACTTCGAACTCCGACATCCCTCTACCCCGTGAATTCCCTCACGTCCTGGTGGTCCAGGCTTCGGCCGGAGCCGGCAAGACGTACAGCCTCGGGTTGCGCTTTCTGCAGCTCCTGGCCCGGGCTGGGAGTCCGTCCACCGGAGCCCTGGGCAGCATCCTGGCCCTGACCTTCACCGTGGCCGCGGCCCAGGAGATGAAGTCCCGGATCATCGCCTTTCTCAAGGATATCGCCCTGGAAACCCCGGCCGGATCACTCCTACGGGAGCAAAGCGGCCTGAATCCGGCCGCGGCGGCTGCCTGGCTGGACTGCATCCTGGAGCATTTCCAACGTTTCCAGGTCAAAACCATCGACAGTCTGCATTTCCAACTCGTACAGGCTCTGGGCAAGCGCATGAATCTCTGTCCAGAGCTGGAAGCCAGCTTTGACCAGTCGGCATGGTCCAAGGTGGTCCTGGAAGGTCTGCTGGCCCGGACCGACTGGGATCAGCTGGTGATTTCCGGTTCCGGGCCGGAAGCGACCGATTCGCTGCTGGGGCTTTGGGACGGAATTTTTCAGGTCTACCTGCACCAGGAAATGCACAGCGGATTGCGCTTTCTGCCCTGGTTGGAGAAGCAGGTGCGCGGCGTGGTCAGCGACCTGAACCAGCTTTTGACGCCCCTGGCCGCCACGTCCCTGGACGATCTGAGGGCCGCGCAGAGCCAATTACTGCACTGCTGCCGGGAGATGACCGAGGCCCTGGAGCGTGCCGGAATTTTGGATCAGGTTTCCAGGTTCGACGCCGCGGACAAGCTGGGCAATCCCTTGGCCGAATTGGATTCGGCCTTCTTTACCAAGACATCGGCCACGGAGCTGTTCAAGAAGAAAGTTCATTGTCATCCGGCGCTTCCGGAATGCTGGGATCTTTATATGGGAGTCTGCCGGGCCAGGAATGCGTACCTGCTGGCCAGGGCCCGACTGCATGCCGCTCCCCTGGCCCGGCTCCAGCTCGTCGTCAGCCGGGAGTTGGAACGCCTGGGGCAATCCCAGGGCCTGCTCATGGGCGGCTGGTGGACCCGACTGATCCGCCAGCATCTGGACCGGGAGGAACTGCTCCAGGAGGCCGCCATGATCCTCGGGATGCGCTGGCGGCACCTGCTCATCGACGAATTCCAGGACACCAGCCGGGAACAATGGGAAGTGCTCCGGGAACTGGCCGTGGAGGCTCTGTCCGAAGGCGGCAGCCTGTTTTGCGTCGGCGACGTGAAACAGGCCATCTATCGCTGGCGCGGCGGTGACTGGCGGCTCTTCTTCGAACCACTCGATCCTCGGGTGACGCCCAATGTCCCTGAAGGGAACCGGATGCGCACCGTCCTGCCCTTCAACCGCCGCTCCTGCCCGGAAGTGGTGGCCTGGAACAACGCCTGCTTTGCCAGCCTGGACAAGCCCGACGCCGCAATGCTTCTGGCAGACGCCATGATCCCGGCCAAGGAAAAAACCCAGGCTCGTTCGCATCTGGCCTCCACCATCACCGAACTCTACGCCGAGTCCGCCCAGCTCCCATGGAAAGAGTGTTCCGGGGCAATCCACGTCACCGAGATCAAGGCCGAAGACACCCAGGAGTACAAAGCCAAGGCCATGCTGACCCTTATCGCCGAGATCGAGGCCCTGCACGCCCGGGGCGTCAGCCACGGCGACATGGCCGTACTGGTCCGAACCAACACCGAGGCCGGAGAGTGCGCCCAAAACCTGCTTGCCGCATCCATTCCGACCATCACCGAGCAGAGCCTGGTCATTTCCGGTCACCCCGCGGTCCGGGGCCTGCTGGCTCTGCTGACGTGGCTGGACAATCCGGGCGACGACGCCGCGCTGGATGCGCTTTGCAGAAACCCTCTGCTCTTTGCCGAAATTCTGGATGATGTGCCGGATATGTGCACTCTTCTCCTGGCCGCGCCGGTCCCCCTGAGAAAAGACGATCCGTTGCAGGCCGCGGGATGCGTTCAGCCTGGAATGCGTGAAGAAGCTCACATTGTCGGCGGTGAAGATGCCGCTGATGGCGATGCGCCGAGAAATGAAACAGCCGCACCGCTCTATCGTCGCCTGCAGGAAGCGCATCCCGCGTTCTGGGCGGAGCACCTTGAACCATTCTGGAAACACGCCGGTTTTCGCGGAGCCTATGAACTGCTGCTGGCTGCTGTTGCCCATTTCCGCTTGCGGGAGCTTCCCCTGGGCCAATGGGCCTGGGTGGAAAAATTGCTGGAATCCGCCTTGAACGCGGAAGCCCAAGGGTACACGACATTATCCGGATTCCTGGAATTCTGGCAGGAGAACGGCAGCTTCTGCGTGGTCGGACTGCCCGAAGGACTTGCCGCGGTGCGGGTCATGACCATGCACAAGGCCAAGGGACTGGAGTTTCCCCAGGTCTTCCTGCCCCTGCTCGGCTACGGCGACAAGAACCGCCCCGCGCATCTGCTGTTCCAGTCCGAAGACGAGGCCCCGT